From Pirellulales bacterium:
GCCAAGCCTAATCGCTCCAGGGCTGCCACACGATTCCATCTTAAAACTGCCACTCCGGGGCGCCCAGCGGGTTTCCCCGCTGTCCTGGCGAACTGCCGCGACCTCCCTTTCCATCTGAGGCGCGTTGACGTAATCCACCCAATTCCATGCGCGCGGCCAACGGGCTCTGGATGGCACTTTCCGTCTACCTGTGTGGCTAGGCGTCCGTCACAAAAACAAACCTGAATAATTTTCAGTTTTTTCTTACGCTGCTTTCATCCTGGACCACCACCGGGCTTTCCGCCGCGTTGACAATCCGCGGCGGGCGACCCTAGAATCCGAGGTTTCTTCAGCCTCTCGATTCTTTGCTCAAACCGCGCGCCGATGGCCAAAGCGACTTATCAAGCTGCCGGCGTCGATCTGGAGTTGTACGAGCAAGCGATGGCCCGGTTGCCGCGGCTGTTGCACCGCACGTATTCCCCCCGCGTCATCCCGCTCGATGGCGGTTTTGCCGGACTGTTTCAACTCGATTTCACCAATCAGCTTTTCGCCCGCAAATATGTCGATCCAGTGTTGGTTTCGTGCACCGATGGCGTGGGGACGAAGCTCAAAGTGGCCGTCGAGGCGGGCAAGCACGACACCGTGGGCATCGATCTCGTGGCGATGAGCGTCAACGATGCGCTCTGCTGCGGCGCGGAGCCGTTGTTTTTCCTCGACTACGTGGCGATGTCGCGCGATGATCCGCCGCTCTTGGAGCAAATCGTCAAAGGCATCACCGACGGCTGCATTCAAAGCGATTGCGCGCTGCTCGGCGGCGAAACCGCAATCTTGCCCGGCTTCTATCAGCCGGGCGATTACGATCTGGCCGGCTTTTGCGTCGGCGTCGTCGAGCGGCGGCGCGTGATCGACGGCCGGGCCATCTCCGAAGGCGACGTGCTCATCGGCCTCGCTTCGAGCGGATTGCACTCCAACGGCTATAGCCTGGTGCGGAAAATCGCCTTCGAAATCGCGGGCTTGAAAATCACCGACCACGTCGAAGAACTCGGCCGAACCGTGGGCGAAGAACTCTTGGAGCCGACGCGAATCTACGTCCAAGCCGTGCGCCGCGTGCTCGGCCGATACCGGGTGAAATCGGTCGTGCACGGCATCGCCCATATCACCGGCGGCGGATTGCACGAAAACCTCGAACGCGTGCTGCCTGAGAATTCGCGGGTCGTGATCCAGCGCGATAGTTGGCCGCTGCCGCCGGTATTCGCGTGGCTTCAGCGGCTCGGCGAGGTCGATGCCGCCGAAATGCAGCGCGTGTTCAACATGGGCATCGGCATGGTGATGGTCGTCAGCCCGTTTTATGCCGACAGCATCCGCAGCCAATTATCCGACAACGGTTATGCGAACTGGCAAATCGGCCGGATCGAGCGCGGCGAGCGCGGCGTCGTTTGGGGTTGACCGGTAGTAGGCGTGAGACACAAATAGCGCCGAAATGCGCGACGAGGCAATGAGCGCGCCACGCACGCCGATTCCGCACCGGCTCTACGCCGGGCCGGCCGATCTGATTTCTTCGCTGGCTTGGTCGGCATATTTGGCGAAATTCTGGCGGAATAGGGCCGCCAGCTTCTTTGCCGCTTCTTCATAGCCGCCCGTGTCGGGCCACGTGGCGCGCGGTTGCAAGATCGACTCGGGCAGGCCCGGGCAGCGCGTGGGAACCGCGAGACGGAAGATCGGGTCGACCGTGGTCGGAGAGTCGGCCAAGGCGCCCGAGTGGATCGCATCGATGATGGCGCGGGTGTGCGAAAGCTTCATCCGCGACCCGACGCCAAACGGCCCGCCCGTCCAGCCGGTATTCACCAGCCATGTCTGCGCCCCGTGGGCCCGCAGTTTCGCGGCGAGCATTTCGGCATACACGGTCGGGTGCCGCACCAAGAATGCCGCGCTGAAACAGGCCGAGAACGTGGCCTGCGGTTCTTTGACGCCTTCTTCGGTTCCGGCCACGCGCGCCGTATAGCCGCTGATGAAGTGATACATCGCCTGGGCTGGCGTGAGCCGGCTCACCGGCGGCAAAACGCCGTAGGCGTCGCAGGTGAGAAAAATCACGTTGCGCGGATGCGGCCCCAAACATGGCGCCTTGGCGTTCGGAATGAATTCGATCGGATAGGCGGCGCGGGTGTTCTCGGTGATCGCGGCGCTCGAGAAATCGACCTCGCGGGTCTCAGGATCATAAACCGTGTTTTCCAGGACGGCGCCAAAGCGGATCGCGTCGTAAATTTCCGGCTCTTTTTCGGCCGAGAGATGGATGCACTTGGCGTAGCATCCCCCTTCGATATTGAACACGCCTTCTTCGCTCCAGCCATGCTCGTCGTCGCCGATCAGCCGCCGGGCCGGGTCGGCGGAGAGCGTGGTCTTGCCGGTGCCCGAAAGGCCGAAAAAGAGCGACAGATCGCCGGCCGGTCCTTCATTCGCCGAGCAGTGCATCGACAGCACGCCGCGCTCCGGCAGCAGATAGTGCATCAGCGTGAAAATGCCCTTTTTCATTTCGCCGGCATATTCGGTTCCAAGGATGACGTATTCACGCCGCTCGAGGCTCAAATCGATGCTGGTGCGCGATGTCATCTGGTGCGTGTGCGGGTTGGCCGGGAATTGGCCCGCGTTGAAGATCACGTAGTCGGGCTCGCCGAACTCGGCCAGTTCGAGCTCGCTCGGGCGCAGCAGCATGTTGCGCATGAAGAGCGCGTGGTAAGCACGGGCACAGATCACGCGAATCTTGATGCGATACTCCGGCGCCCAACCCGCGTAGCCGTCGAGCACATAAACGGTTTCGCGCGTGTTGAGAAAATCGATGGCCCGCTGGCGATTGATGATGAAGATCGCCTCCGCGAGTTTGATATTCACCGGTCCCCACCAGATATCGCCGCTGCTGGCAGGGTTGTCGACGATCCGCTTGTCGAGCGGGCTGCGGCCGGTTTTCGCGCCGCTACGGATCATGAGCGCGCCGCTGGAAGCAATGGCCGCCTTTTCGTGAATGACCGCATCTTCGTAGAGCACTGCCGGCGGCGCGTTGCGAACGACATGCGCAACTTGGATTTCATATTGTCGCAGGTCGATCGAGTCGGACATGGTCACGGCTCCCTGATGCAGTTTGATAAAGCCCGCGCTCGCCGCCGGCGAAAGCGATTATAGGGCCGAGAATGCACGGCGGTCACGAGCAAACCGTCGCCGACGGCTCTGGTTGCGGTTTTCCGCAGGATTCTTGGCGCTTTGGCCGAACAGCGCAGCTGCTGGATGCGTATGGTTTTGTACGGTACTGATCGTTTCGGATTTCTCGACACGTCGTGCGCCACCCAGCCATCGCGCCTGTTTGGACTATCCGTGGTTTGCTGCAACAAGCTAACATCCAACTGGTTGCAAGCTGCCGCCGCTAGCGCAATCGACTGCGAATCCTGCCCGCCCCAAATCCCATCCACCGACCACCGTTCAACCCTGACCGCGCATGCTTCAACTCAAAAACGTCAAGAAATCGTTTACGGAGCCCGGCGGTGGTCGGCTGCCGATCCTCGATATTCCGGAATTGAAAGTTGGCGTCGGCGAGCAGGTCGTGCTCGTCGGACGAAGCGGCTGCGGCAAGACGACGCTATTGCACATTATTTCCGGCATCATTCGCCCCGACGAGGGATCGGTGATGGTCGACGATGTCGATGTCGCCCGGCTCCCCGAGGCGGCCCGCGATCGCCTTCGAGCCGACAAGTTGGGTTATGTGTTTCAAACATTCAATCTGTTGGCCGGCTTCTCGGCTTTGGAAAACGTGTTGCTCGGAATGGCTTTCGCCAGCCGGCATGCCGACTCGCATCGGGCCACGCATCTGCTCGAGCGCGTCGGGCTGGGCCATCGGCTCACCCATCGCCCGGCGATGATGTCGGTCGGCGAACAGCAGCGCGTGGCCGTGGCTCGGGCGTTGGCCAACAAGCCCGAATTGTTGCTGGCCGACGAGCCGACGGCCAACGTCGATGCCCGGCATCAAAAGCAGATCATCGACTTGATCCGCGAGACGTGCCGCGAAGAAAACGTGGCCCTGCTGTTGGTCACCCATACGGCCGACGTAATGGCCCAATTCGATCGGGTGGAAAATTTGGAGCGGATCAATCGAGCGGTAAACGGCCCGGTGGCAGTTTCGCCCGTTTAGCGCTGGTTCGCCCCGCCGCTTGCGGCGGGAGTTGCGACATGCGAAACCGCAAGCGTAGTGCGATGTTTAACGGCGGTGGACGATCGACCTCACTGAACGGCGGATTTTGCAATGAGTCTTTGGAAAATTGCGTGGCGGAGTATTCAGCAGCGGTCGTTGGCCTCGTCGCTGACGGCCGTATCGATGGGGCTGGGTGTCATGATGGTCGTGGCGGTGCTCGTGGCCGGCAGTGTCGTGCATAATTCGTTCGCCACTGGCAACCAACTCGGCTTCAACGTCGTCGTCGGCGCAAAAGGGGGCCGGCTCGATCTGTTGATCAATTCCGTCTATTATCTGAGCCGCCCGATCGAGAACATTCCTTGGAGCTACTACAAGGAGTTTCTGCCAGCCAGCGCGCACAAGGATCGCAAACCTGGAAAATATGCTGGCTACGTGCTCGAAGATGATCCGGATCCGAACACCGCCGGACTGGCGATTCCGATCTGCCTCGGTGATTTTCTCGGCGATGAGAAGGCTTCGTTCCGCGTCGTCGGCGCTCCGCCCGAGATGTTCACCAAGCTGCTGAACTCGAAATTCCAGCCCGGCGGCGAGGTCTACAAGACGGGCGATTTCGCCACGGCCGTCGTCGGCGCCGAAGTGGCGAAACACTTGCATCTGAAAGTCGGCGGCGACGTTGTGCCCATGCACGGCGGCGTCGGCGGCGAGAAACACATGCCCTTCAAGATTACCGGCATCCTCGAGCGAACCGGCACACCGGTCGATCGGGCCGCGTTCGTGAATATTGAAGGCTTTTTCCTCATCCCCGACCATGCGAAAGGGCACGTCGAGCCGGTGCTCAAGCCCGGTGAAAAAGAGCAGATGCTCACCACCCCCGTACCGGAAGAGCAACGGGAATGCACGGCCATCTTGCTTCGCACCGCCAGCGTGGATGGCGCCCCCCGCAGCCTGACCGCACTCACGCTCGTGCCGACGATCAACAAGGAAAACGTCGCCCAAGCAATCCAGCCCGTGCAAGAAATCAGCGTGCTGCTGAACACCTTCGTTCGGCCGGTGGAATTGATCACGGAAGTGCTGGCGTTGCTGGTCGTGCTCGTGGCCGGGATCGGAATTCTGGTGAGCATCTACAACTCGATGAGTGAGCGGCGGCATGAAATTGCTGTGATGCGGGCTCTCGGCGCCCGCCGCAACACGGTGATGACCGTCGTGCTGTTCGAATCGATCTTGCTCGCCCTCGGCGGCGGATTAATGGGTTGGCTCGCCGGCCACTTTTTGATCGGCGTCGCTGGACCCTATATCACTGATTACACCGGCGTCCAAGTCGGTTTCTTGCAGTTTTCTCCGACCTTCGAATTGATTCTGATTCCGGCGCTGATCGCGCTGGCGTCGCTGGTCGGTTTCCTGCCGGCGCTCTCGGCCTACCGCACCGATGTCGGCAAAGCGCTAACAGCGACACCGTAACGACGCCCACACTGTAGCGATCGACGAGCACCCTCTCCCCTTGCGGGAGAGGGCAGGGTGAGGGATTCAAGAACGGAAGCTACTTTTTTGCCAGACGTCACTCGCGGCGGCGGGCTTGCACAATCCGCGCATGGCCGGCGAGGTCCTTGATCGTCGGCGCCGGAACCAGCCGCTGCTCGGCGGCAAGCAGTCGCGCCGCGGCCGGCTCGATCATCGGGCTAATTTCGATCAATAGCCAGCCGCCCGGTGCGAGATGCTCGGCCGCCTGCGGCAGCAGCCGCTCGATCACTTCCGTTCCGCGATCACCGGCCAGCAAGGCGCCGCGCGGCTCGAAATCGCGGACCGTTTTTGCCAGCGAAGCATATTCCGCCGAACTCACGTACGGCGGATTGCTGACGATGAAATCGAACTGCTGATCGCTCACGGTAGATAGCAAGTCGCCGCTGCGCCAT
This genomic window contains:
- the purM gene encoding phosphoribosylformylglycinamidine cyclo-ligase codes for the protein MAKATYQAAGVDLELYEQAMARLPRLLHRTYSPRVIPLDGGFAGLFQLDFTNQLFARKYVDPVLVSCTDGVGTKLKVAVEAGKHDTVGIDLVAMSVNDALCCGAEPLFFLDYVAMSRDDPPLLEQIVKGITDGCIQSDCALLGGETAILPGFYQPGDYDLAGFCVGVVERRRVIDGRAISEGDVLIGLASSGLHSNGYSLVRKIAFEIAGLKITDHVEELGRTVGEELLEPTRIYVQAVRRVLGRYRVKSVVHGIAHITGGGLHENLERVLPENSRVVIQRDSWPLPPVFAWLQRLGEVDAAEMQRVFNMGIGMVMVVSPFYADSIRSQLSDNGYANWQIGRIERGERGVVWG
- the pckA gene encoding phosphoenolpyruvate carboxykinase (ATP); translation: MSDSIDLRQYEIQVAHVVRNAPPAVLYEDAVIHEKAAIASSGALMIRSGAKTGRSPLDKRIVDNPASSGDIWWGPVNIKLAEAIFIINRQRAIDFLNTRETVYVLDGYAGWAPEYRIKIRVICARAYHALFMRNMLLRPSELELAEFGEPDYVIFNAGQFPANPHTHQMTSRTSIDLSLERREYVILGTEYAGEMKKGIFTLMHYLLPERGVLSMHCSANEGPAGDLSLFFGLSGTGKTTLSADPARRLIGDDEHGWSEEGVFNIEGGCYAKCIHLSAEKEPEIYDAIRFGAVLENTVYDPETREVDFSSAAITENTRAAYPIEFIPNAKAPCLGPHPRNVIFLTCDAYGVLPPVSRLTPAQAMYHFISGYTARVAGTEEGVKEPQATFSACFSAAFLVRHPTVYAEMLAAKLRAHGAQTWLVNTGWTGGPFGVGSRMKLSHTRAIIDAIHSGALADSPTTVDPIFRLAVPTRCPGLPESILQPRATWPDTGGYEEAAKKLAALFRQNFAKYADQASEEIRSAGPA
- a CDS encoding ABC transporter ATP-binding protein → MLQLKNVKKSFTEPGGGRLPILDIPELKVGVGEQVVLVGRSGCGKTTLLHIISGIIRPDEGSVMVDDVDVARLPEAARDRLRADKLGYVFQTFNLLAGFSALENVLLGMAFASRHADSHRATHLLERVGLGHRLTHRPAMMSVGEQQRVAVARALANKPELLLADEPTANVDARHQKQIIDLIRETCREENVALLLVTHTADVMAQFDRVENLERINRAVNGPVAVSPV
- a CDS encoding ABC transporter permease — its product is MSLWKIAWRSIQQRSLASSLTAVSMGLGVMMVVAVLVAGSVVHNSFATGNQLGFNVVVGAKGGRLDLLINSVYYLSRPIENIPWSYYKEFLPASAHKDRKPGKYAGYVLEDDPDPNTAGLAIPICLGDFLGDEKASFRVVGAPPEMFTKLLNSKFQPGGEVYKTGDFATAVVGAEVAKHLHLKVGGDVVPMHGGVGGEKHMPFKITGILERTGTPVDRAAFVNIEGFFLIPDHAKGHVEPVLKPGEKEQMLTTPVPEEQRECTAILLRTASVDGAPRSLTALTLVPTINKENVAQAIQPVQEISVLLNTFVRPVELITEVLALLVVLVAGIGILVSIYNSMSERRHEIAVMRALGARRNTVMTVVLFESILLALGGGLMGWLAGHFLIGVAGPYITDYTGVQVGFLQFSPTFELILIPALIALASLVGFLPALSAYRTDVGKALTATP